One stretch of Halobaculum marinum DNA includes these proteins:
- the rio1 gene encoding serine/threonine-protein kinase Rio1, translating to MTGEFGFVEPDEAETPGDEWEDLDLEEIAQTEADRIARRQDDEFDEFRKRVKNTEQFKVEASVFDDATLAALYKLTRDGHIVAFGGPISTGKEANVYEALGADDTEVATKVYRINTSNFRHMRDYLEGDPRFEGIGSDKKQVVLAWVRKEFANLSRARKAGVRVPEPIAVQRNVLVMELVGHADDRARRLAEVSVENPQTAYEVVREYMRRLYSAGLIHGDLSEYNMIIHEGELVIIDLGQAVTVHHPNAEEFLERDCHNVASFFSRQGLEVTGDDLHEYVTTPEPEPSAEPDPATDPNPTSDE from the coding sequence ATGACCGGAGAGTTCGGGTTCGTCGAACCCGACGAGGCGGAGACGCCAGGCGACGAGTGGGAGGACCTCGACCTCGAGGAAATCGCACAGACCGAGGCCGACCGCATCGCGCGTCGGCAGGACGACGAGTTCGACGAGTTCCGCAAGCGCGTCAAGAACACCGAGCAGTTCAAAGTCGAGGCGTCGGTGTTCGACGACGCCACGCTCGCGGCGCTGTACAAACTCACGCGCGACGGCCACATCGTCGCCTTCGGCGGCCCCATCTCGACGGGGAAGGAGGCGAACGTGTACGAGGCGCTCGGCGCCGACGACACCGAGGTGGCGACGAAGGTGTACCGGATCAACACCTCGAACTTCCGGCACATGCGCGACTACCTCGAGGGCGACCCCCGCTTCGAGGGCATCGGCTCTGACAAGAAGCAGGTCGTCCTCGCGTGGGTGCGCAAGGAGTTCGCGAACCTCTCGCGCGCCCGGAAGGCGGGCGTCCGCGTCCCCGAGCCGATAGCCGTCCAGCGCAACGTCCTCGTGATGGAGTTGGTCGGCCACGCCGACGACCGCGCCCGCCGACTCGCGGAGGTGAGCGTCGAGAACCCACAGACCGCCTACGAGGTGGTCCGCGAGTACATGCGCCGGCTGTACTCCGCCGGCCTGATCCACGGCGACCTCTCGGAGTACAACATGATCATCCACGAGGGCGAGTTGGTGATCATCGACCTCGGGCAGGCGGTGACGGTCCACCACCCGAACGCCGAGGAGTTCCTCGAACGAGACTGCCACAACGTGGCGAGTTTCTTCTCGCGGCAGGGGCTGGAGGTGACCGGCGACGACCTCCACGAGTACGTGACGACGCCGGAACCGGAGCCGAGCGCGGAGCCGGACCCCGCGACGGACCCGAATCCGACGAGCGACGAGTAG
- the eif1A gene encoding translation initiation factor eIF-1A: MSDGDAQGRTDLRMPDDDEVFAEVTEMLGANRVKVRCADGTRRTARIPGRMQKRTWIREGDIVLVSPWDWQDEKADIEHRYEGQAADQLRDEGHIV, translated from the coding sequence ATGAGCGACGGCGACGCGCAGGGTCGCACCGACCTCAGAATGCCCGACGACGACGAGGTGTTCGCCGAGGTGACGGAGATGCTCGGCGCCAACCGCGTGAAGGTGCGCTGTGCCGACGGCACCCGCCGCACCGCGCGCATCCCCGGCCGGATGCAGAAGCGCACGTGGATCCGCGAGGGCGACATCGTCCTCGTCAGCCCGTGGGACTGGCAAGACGAGAAGGCCGACATCGAACACCGCTACGAGGGGCAGGCCGCCGACCAACTCCGCGACGAGGGACACATCGTCTGA
- a CDS encoding DUF7470 family protein — protein MIDKLGTAGIVGALLLLAGLVLVAWSSPIVAVGIALVLAGTGLVVKGLATSLMQQFGFA, from the coding sequence ATGATCGACAAACTCGGGACGGCGGGCATCGTCGGCGCGCTGCTGCTGCTCGCGGGACTCGTGCTGGTCGCGTGGTCGTCGCCGATCGTCGCCGTCGGCATCGCGCTGGTGCTGGCCGGCACTGGCCTCGTCGTGAAGGGGTTGGCGACCAGCCTGATGCAGCAGTTCGGCTTCGCGTAA
- a CDS encoding tyrosine--tRNA ligase, with amino-acid sequence MDAYDLITRNATEVVTEDEVRALAEEPEGKRVYVGYEPSGVLHIGHMLTATKLIDLQEAGFEVVVLLADVHAYLNDKGTFAEIRETAERMRDQFLAYGLDAESTEFVYGSEFQLDEEYVLDTHELELSTTLNRAQRAMAEIQGGDTAKVSHLVYPLMQALDIVYLDLDLAVGGLDQRKVHMLHREQVPAMAGESDHTYEARPCIHTPILADLDTGVGKMSSSSGTTISMEDTAEDIDDKINGAFCPPTRDPEPDDDGNERENPVLEIFEYSVFPRFDTVVVERPEQYGGDLTYDDYESLAADLESGELHPADAKGALADYLNELIAPGREVLAALDDE; translated from the coding sequence ATGGACGCCTACGATCTGATCACCCGGAACGCGACCGAGGTGGTCACCGAGGACGAAGTACGCGCGCTAGCCGAAGAGCCCGAGGGCAAGCGGGTGTACGTCGGCTACGAGCCGTCGGGCGTCCTCCACATCGGGCACATGCTGACGGCGACGAAGCTCATCGACCTCCAGGAGGCGGGCTTCGAGGTCGTCGTCCTGCTGGCGGACGTCCACGCGTACCTCAACGACAAGGGCACGTTCGCGGAGATTCGCGAGACGGCCGAGCGCATGCGCGACCAGTTCCTCGCGTACGGGCTCGACGCCGAGTCGACGGAGTTCGTCTACGGCTCGGAGTTCCAACTCGACGAGGAGTACGTCCTCGACACCCACGAGTTGGAGCTGTCGACGACGCTCAACCGCGCCCAGCGCGCGATGGCGGAGATCCAAGGCGGCGACACGGCGAAGGTGAGCCACCTGGTGTACCCGCTGATGCAGGCGCTCGACATCGTCTACCTCGACCTCGACCTCGCGGTCGGCGGCCTCGACCAGCGGAAGGTCCACATGCTCCACCGCGAGCAGGTGCCCGCGATGGCCGGCGAGAGCGACCACACTTACGAGGCCCGGCCGTGCATCCACACGCCGATCCTCGCGGACCTCGACACTGGCGTCGGCAAGATGTCCTCCTCGTCGGGGACGACCATCTCGATGGAGGACACCGCCGAGGACATCGACGACAAGATCAACGGCGCGTTCTGCCCGCCGACGCGCGACCCGGAGCCGGACGACGACGGCAACGAGCGCGAGAACCCCGTGCTCGAGATCTTCGAGTACTCCGTGTTCCCGCGGTTCGACACGGTCGTGGTCGAGCGGCCGGAGCAGTACGGTGGCGACCTCACGTACGACGACTACGAGTCGCTCGCGGCGGACCTGGAGTCGGGCGAACTCCACCCGGCGGACGCGAAGGGCGCGCTCGCCGACTACCTGAACGAGTTGATCGCGCCGGGTCGCGAAGTGCTCGCGGCGCTCGACGACGAGTAA
- a CDS encoding ORC1-type DNA replication protein, protein MAGDPEDMLSWDESVFRDEHVFEIDYVPETFRHRESQLESLKYALRPAARGSRPLNTVVRGPPGTGKTTSVQKLFSELRTQTDVRTVRVNCQVDSTRYAVFSRVFEGIFDYEPPSSGISFKKLFGQIADRLVEEDEVLVVALDDVNYLFYENEASDALYSLLRAHEAHSGAKVGVICVSSDLSLSVIEELDTRVQSVFRPEEVYFPTYDVDEIVDILRERAKRGFHEGVIDAPELDRVAELTAESGDLRVGIDLLRRAGLNAEMRASRTINVEDVEKAYDKSKYVHLSRSLRGLSDSELSLVEVLAEHDGEQAGSVYEAFHDRTDLGYTRYSEIVNKLDQLGLVETEYAEVEGRGRSRSISLAYDPEAVLERIER, encoded by the coding sequence ATGGCCGGGGACCCCGAGGACATGCTGTCGTGGGACGAGTCCGTCTTCCGCGACGAACACGTCTTCGAGATCGACTACGTCCCCGAGACGTTCCGCCACCGCGAGAGCCAACTGGAGTCGCTGAAGTACGCGCTCCGACCGGCCGCTCGCGGGTCACGCCCGCTCAACACCGTCGTCCGCGGGCCGCCCGGGACGGGCAAGACCACCTCGGTGCAGAAACTGTTCTCGGAGTTGCGCACGCAGACGGACGTGCGCACCGTCCGCGTGAACTGTCAGGTGGACTCGACGCGCTATGCGGTGTTCTCGCGCGTGTTCGAGGGGATCTTCGACTACGAACCGCCGTCCTCGGGCATCTCGTTCAAGAAGCTGTTCGGCCAGATCGCCGACCGACTCGTCGAGGAGGACGAGGTGCTCGTCGTCGCGCTCGACGACGTGAACTACCTGTTCTACGAGAACGAGGCGTCGGACGCGCTGTACTCGCTCCTGCGCGCCCACGAGGCGCACTCCGGTGCGAAGGTGGGCGTCATCTGCGTCTCGTCGGACCTCTCGCTGTCGGTGATCGAGGAACTCGACACGCGCGTCCAGTCGGTGTTCCGGCCCGAGGAGGTGTACTTCCCGACGTACGACGTCGACGAGATCGTCGACATCCTCCGCGAGCGCGCCAAGCGCGGCTTCCACGAGGGCGTCATCGACGCCCCCGAGTTGGACCGCGTCGCCGAGTTGACCGCCGAGTCCGGCGACCTCCGCGTCGGGATCGACCTACTCCGGCGGGCGGGGCTCAACGCCGAGATGCGCGCCTCGCGGACGATCAACGTCGAGGACGTCGAGAAGGCGTACGACAAGTCGAAGTACGTCCACCTGTCGCGCAGTCTCCGCGGGCTCTCCGACTCGGAGTTGTCGCTCGTCGAGGTGCTCGCCGAACACGACGGGGAGCAGGCCGGATCGGTGTACGAAGCGTTCCACGACCGGACGGACCTGGGGTACACTCGCTACTCGGAGATCGTCAACAAACTCGACCAACTCGGCCTCGTGGAGACGGAGTACGCGGAGGTCGAGGGGCGCGGCCGCTCGCGGTCGATCTCGCTTGCGTACGACCCCGAGGCGGTGCTGGAGCGGATCGAGCGGTAG
- a CDS encoding response regulator, with product MTEGTDDDGGTERRTEGDRPRVLVAEDEADVRELYVDRLADEYDVVTAADGEETLAMLDDSIDVVLLDRRMPGLHGDDALELIRESGVDVRVAAVTAVDASLDVVGLPLDAYLEKPVAQGELRETVDRLVRVSRYDDRVRHYYAATQKRAALDDALTVSPADPAYRELVRRCETLERGIDDLRDSLDGADYDLLFRGLDGSDDPDHESPSDLYA from the coding sequence ATGACAGAGGGGACCGACGACGACGGGGGGACCGAGCGACGGACGGAGGGGGACCGCCCCCGCGTCCTCGTGGCAGAGGACGAGGCCGACGTGCGCGAGCTGTACGTCGACCGCCTCGCCGACGAGTACGACGTCGTGACGGCGGCCGACGGCGAGGAGACGCTCGCTATGCTCGACGACTCCATCGACGTGGTGTTGCTCGACCGGCGGATGCCGGGGCTCCACGGCGACGACGCGCTCGAACTGATCCGCGAGTCCGGGGTCGACGTCCGCGTCGCAGCCGTCACCGCCGTCGACGCCAGCCTCGACGTGGTCGGCCTCCCGCTGGACGCCTACCTCGAGAAGCCGGTCGCGCAGGGCGAACTCCGCGAGACGGTCGACCGCCTCGTGCGCGTCTCCCGCTACGACGACCGGGTGCGCCACTACTACGCCGCCACACAGAAGCGGGCCGCCCTCGACGACGCCCTCACGGTCTCGCCGGCCGACCCGGCGTACCGCGAGTTGGTTCGCCGCTGTGAGACGCTCGAACGGGGCATCGACGACCTGCGCGACAGCCTCGACGGCGCCGACTACGACCTGCTGTTCAGGGGGCTCGACGGCTCCGACGACCCCGACCACGAGTCCCCCTCCGACCTGTACGCCTGA
- a CDS encoding MutS-related protein: MEFTSVPGVGEKTAETLSKLDGAEDALRRGDVAALARAPGLTEGRAAAIARGAIRRRHDDPGGWLATDRAREVYEDALGLLQERAVTGYAEKRLRTLYPSATESRIEEVRAWAAEAVEREPNEAVVEALEGVQQPTEPRGLRVRERALATADAERYAEAKDAFPELSVEVVEDARDLAELARSYSTVVALDESFAGVDVDGDVRVIPDPEEHHEEVVPERLLAFFAENRAELLAAVDVHEAAGIDPALDPAALRDALSRLDDDGTPRGDDELRRLTNAVDDLDAAASTAASVANDHLRDAIREQDVTIEGTDFLSLVEQGARVDSLLSRELADEYDAAIRKAREHFVDALQLQPGEDDFAERVFAGEPTFPTEHNEEPLNRLRTELKAARDRRAAKLKSGLASDLADLREPADDLIADALELDVELAVARFARDFDCVVPEIDEAGSGFSIEGGRSPLLDVPFAEAEPVDYGVEGVTLLSGVNSGGKTSTLDLVALIVTLAHMGLPVPAASARVGRVSELHYYAKSQGTLDAGAFESTLRDFGELVSGAAGRLVLVDELESITEPGASAKIIAGILEALDEQGATGVFVSHLARQIREAADVDVAVDGIEAVGLDDGELVVNRSPKKDHLARSTPELIVEKLATESSDPGFYEGLLEKF, encoded by the coding sequence ATGGAGTTCACGTCGGTCCCGGGCGTCGGCGAGAAGACCGCCGAGACGCTCTCGAAACTCGACGGCGCCGAGGACGCGCTCCGCCGCGGCGACGTGGCGGCGCTGGCGCGGGCGCCGGGGCTCACCGAGGGGCGGGCGGCCGCCATCGCTCGCGGTGCGATCCGCCGCCGCCACGACGACCCCGGCGGCTGGCTGGCGACCGACCGCGCCCGCGAGGTGTACGAAGACGCCCTCGGCCTCCTGCAGGAGCGCGCCGTCACTGGATACGCCGAGAAGCGCCTGCGGACGTTGTACCCCTCGGCGACCGAGTCGCGCATCGAGGAGGTGCGCGCGTGGGCCGCCGAGGCGGTCGAGCGCGAGCCGAACGAGGCCGTCGTCGAGGCGCTGGAAGGGGTCCAACAGCCGACCGAACCGCGCGGCCTGCGGGTGCGCGAACGGGCGCTCGCGACCGCCGACGCCGAGCGCTACGCCGAGGCGAAAGACGCCTTCCCGGAGCTGTCGGTCGAAGTCGTCGAAGACGCCCGCGACCTGGCCGAACTCGCGCGGTCGTACAGCACCGTCGTCGCGCTCGACGAGTCGTTCGCCGGCGTCGACGTCGACGGCGACGTGCGGGTGATCCCCGACCCCGAGGAGCACCACGAGGAGGTCGTCCCCGAGCGCCTGCTCGCGTTCTTCGCCGAGAACCGCGCCGAGTTGCTGGCGGCGGTCGACGTCCACGAGGCCGCCGGCATCGACCCCGCGCTCGACCCGGCGGCGCTCCGGGACGCCCTCTCGCGGCTCGACGACGACGGCACCCCCCGCGGCGACGACGAGTTACGGCGGCTGACGAACGCCGTCGACGACCTCGACGCCGCCGCCAGCACCGCCGCGAGCGTCGCCAACGACCACCTCCGCGACGCCATCCGCGAGCAGGACGTCACCATCGAGGGCACCGACTTCCTCTCGCTAGTCGAGCAGGGCGCCCGTGTCGACAGCCTGCTCTCGCGGGAGTTGGCCGACGAGTACGACGCGGCGATCCGGAAGGCGCGCGAGCACTTCGTCGACGCGCTCCAGTTACAGCCGGGCGAGGACGACTTCGCCGAGCGCGTGTTCGCCGGCGAGCCGACGTTCCCGACCGAGCACAACGAGGAGCCGCTGAACCGGCTGCGAACCGAGCTGAAGGCGGCCCGCGACCGCCGCGCGGCGAAGTTGAAGTCCGGGCTGGCGTCCGACCTCGCCGACCTCCGGGAGCCCGCAGACGACCTGATCGCCGACGCGCTCGAACTCGACGTGGAACTCGCGGTCGCGCGCTTCGCCCGCGACTTCGACTGCGTCGTCCCCGAAATCGACGAGGCGGGATCCGGCTTCAGTATCGAGGGCGGTCGCTCGCCCCTGCTCGACGTGCCGTTCGCGGAGGCCGAACCCGTCGACTACGGCGTCGAGGGCGTCACGCTCCTGTCGGGCGTCAACTCCGGTGGGAAGACCTCCACCCTGGATCTGGTCGCGCTGATCGTCACGCTCGCGCACATGGGCCTCCCCGTCCCCGCCGCGTCGGCGCGGGTGGGGCGCGTCTCCGAGTTGCACTACTACGCGAAGTCGCAGGGGACGCTCGACGCCGGCGCGTTCGAGTCGACGCTGCGCGACTTCGGGGAACTGGTGTCGGGCGCGGCGGGACGGCTCGTCCTCGTCGACGAACTGGAGTCGATCACCGAACCGGGCGCCTCGGCGAAGATCATCGCCGGCATCCTCGAAGCGCTCGACGAACAGGGGGCGACGGGCGTGTTCGTCTCACACCTCGCCCGACAGATCCGGGAGGCCGCCGACGTGGACGTGGCCGTCGACGGCATCGAGGCGGTCGGACTCGACGACGGCGAGTTGGTGGTGAACCGCTCGCCGAAGAAAGACCACCTCGCGCGGTCGACGCCGGAGCTGATCGTCGAGAAACTCGCCACGGAGTCGTCGGATCCGGGGTTCTACGAGGGGCTGTTGGAGAAGTTCTGA
- the larE gene encoding ATP-dependent sacrificial sulfur transferase LarE, with protein MNDDVAAKAAAARESLAERDGVLVAFSGGVDSSVVAALARDALGDDAVACTAKSETLPAEELDDATRVADDIGIDHAVVEFSELDDPNFVANGDDRCYHCRTMRLSRMYEAAKERDIGTVCDGTNASDPGEGHRPGLQAVEELDVVSPLLQAGITKDEVREIADHYGLDVADKPSMACLSSRIPTGLEVTEERLTRIEKAERLLRTWGFSQFRVRDHDGLARIEVGADELETALNPDFVAAARDHMLDLGFDHVTLDLEGYSTGSVSPAGEADDEEKSVNYDGEPVVEDVFAREYPS; from the coding sequence ATGAACGACGACGTGGCGGCGAAGGCGGCGGCGGCGCGCGAGTCGCTGGCCGAGCGCGACGGCGTCCTCGTCGCCTTCTCCGGCGGCGTCGACTCGTCGGTCGTCGCGGCGCTGGCGCGCGACGCCCTCGGCGACGACGCGGTCGCGTGCACGGCCAAGAGCGAGACACTCCCCGCCGAGGAACTCGACGACGCGACCCGCGTCGCCGACGACATCGGCATCGACCACGCGGTCGTCGAGTTCTCGGAACTGGACGACCCGAACTTCGTCGCCAACGGCGACGACCGCTGTTACCACTGCCGGACGATGCGCCTCTCGCGGATGTACGAGGCCGCCAAGGAGCGCGACATCGGCACCGTCTGCGACGGCACGAACGCCTCCGACCCCGGCGAGGGGCACCGCCCCGGCCTCCAGGCGGTCGAGGAGTTGGACGTGGTGTCGCCGCTCCTCCAAGCCGGCATCACGAAGGACGAGGTCCGCGAAATCGCCGACCACTACGGCCTCGACGTGGCCGACAAGCCCTCGATGGCGTGTCTCTCCTCGCGGATCCCGACCGGCCTCGAAGTGACCGAAGAGCGTCTCACGCGCATCGAGAAGGCCGAGCGCCTCCTGCGAACCTGGGGCTTCTCGCAGTTCCGCGTCCGCGACCACGACGGCCTCGCGCGCATCGAGGTCGGCGCCGACGAGTTGGAGACGGCGCTCAACCCCGACTTCGTCGCCGCCGCCCGCGACCACATGCTCGACCTCGGCTTCGACCACGTCACCCTTGATCTGGAGGGCTACTCGACCGGGAGCGTCAGCCCCGCCGGGGAAGCGGACGACGAGGAGAAGTCGGTCAACTACGACGGCGAACCGGTCGTCGAAGACGTGTTCGCCCGCGAGTACCCTTCCTAA
- a CDS encoding histidine phosphatase family protein, with protein sequence MGTILLCRHGETPWNRDRRVQGWAPTELTERGTEQAAALADFLADEYTVDRIVASDLERAAETARAVARATGVDVTFDARWRERDFGRMQGLAYDELFGVYPEYTLSEIGYAAAETVPESGESLLDMWERVTAAFDDLCESVGADETVAVVAHGGPLYAVTGTIKELDIVAAVLDQEQGNCAVNEVRVTDGNPGVELVRENVTSYLPESTTQENY encoded by the coding sequence ATGGGAACGATCCTCCTGTGTCGCCACGGCGAGACGCCGTGGAACCGCGACCGGCGCGTGCAGGGCTGGGCGCCGACCGAGTTGACCGAGCGCGGCACCGAACAGGCCGCCGCACTCGCCGACTTCCTCGCCGACGAGTATACCGTCGACCGGATCGTCGCCTCGGACTTAGAGCGCGCCGCCGAGACTGCACGAGCGGTCGCACGAGCGACCGGCGTCGACGTGACGTTCGACGCGCGGTGGCGCGAGCGCGACTTCGGGCGGATGCAAGGGCTCGCCTACGACGAACTGTTCGGAGTGTACCCCGAGTACACCCTCTCTGAGATCGGGTACGCGGCCGCCGAGACTGTCCCGGAGAGTGGCGAGTCGCTGCTCGACATGTGGGAGCGCGTGACCGCGGCGTTCGACGACCTCTGTGAGTCGGTCGGCGCCGACGAGACGGTCGCCGTCGTCGCCCACGGCGGCCCGCTGTACGCGGTGACGGGGACTATCAAGGAGTTGGACATCGTCGCGGCGGTGCTCGACCAGGAGCAGGGGAACTGCGCGGTCAACGAGGTGCGGGTGACCGACGGGAACCCCGGCGTGGAGTTAGTGCGCGAGAACGTCACCTCGTACCTCCCCGAGTCGACGACGCAGGAGAACTACTGA